A genomic segment from Oncorhynchus tshawytscha isolate Ot180627B unplaced genomic scaffold, Otsh_v2.0 Un_scaffold_6023_pilon_pilon, whole genome shotgun sequence encodes:
- the LOC121845162 gene encoding uncharacterized protein LOC121845162: MVMSGLTRSSSVHNDHSGHNLSSTTTTHGHHPDQSGAVAVGGCGLTPVLDYTAEMERYQSFANFYTKTNVNAVNSMNFPQSAKLAHITAPMFPGGRLGVAGVSPWGCHDNINMNVNAAMLWGRKPPVHQTTPLAPPTTHPSPSTTHMQPHRTGGVAGGQGGEGKQHARHGGHASSQGQEMHHHHGNNNFQSGYAAANHMTKQGHAHQDMLSLSNRSSSGNGGGGGVNGVNMSNFPAGMLGLPPGVIVMAMGSHNNISDSSHFQMTTNHNQLLSDCHHVNQTNPSPCSSTSPGMTSGGQGSGASKRKRKRCGVCAPCRRLINCGVCSACRNRKTGHQICKFRKCDELKKKAGSIQLESPPSVPSGEAFRWFF, from the coding sequence ATGGTCATGTCTGGTCTGACCAGGTCCAGCAGTGTACACAACGATCACAGCGGTCACAACCTGTCCTCAACCACAACCACGCACGGTCACCACCCCGATCAGAGCGGTGCGGTCGCCGTGGGCGGTTGTGGTCTCACTCCGGTCCTGGACTATACGGCTGAGATGGAGCGATACCAATCCTTCGCTAACTTCTACACTAAAACCAACGTGAACGCTGTTAACAGCATGAACTTCCCTCAGTCGGCCAAGCTCGCCCACATCACCGCTCCTATGTTCCCCGGCGGCAGGCTTGGAGTGGCGGGCGTGTCGCCGTGGGGTTGTCATGACAACATCAACATGAACGTCAACGCGGCGATGCTTTGGGGGCGGAAACCTCCCGTGCATCAGACCACGCCCCTAGCGCCGCCCACAACACACCCGTCGCCCTCGACAACGCACATGCAGCCCCACCGGACCGGCGGCGTGGCAGGCGGTCAGGGTGGAGAGGGCAAGCAGCACGCAAGACATGGAGGACACGCCTCCTCACAGGGACAGGAAATGCATCATCATCACGGGAATAACAACTTCCAGTCCGGCTATGCTGCCGCCAATCACATGACCAAACAGGGCCATGCCCACCAGGACATGCTCAGCCTATCGAATcgcagcagcagtggcaacggAGGAGGAGGCGGAGTCAACGGGGTCAACATGTCCAACTTCCCCGCCGGAATGTTGGGGTTACCACCCGGAGTCATCGTCATGGCGATGGGGTCGCACAATAACATTTCGGACTCCTCCCACTTCCAGATGACGACCAATCATAACCAACTTCTGTCGGACTGCCACCATGTCAACCAGACAAACCCCTCACCCTGCTCTTCAACCTCGCCGGGGATGACCTctgggggtcaggggtcaggagcCTCCAAGAGGAAGAGGAAGCGGTGTGGAGTGTGTGCCCCCTGCAGAAGACTGATTAACTGTGGGGTGTGTTCAGCCTGTAGAAACAGGAAGACAGGTCATCAGATCTGTAAGTTCAGGAAGTGTGACGAACTGAAGAAGAAGGCTGGGAGTATACAGCTAGag